In Providencia rettgeri, the following proteins share a genomic window:
- the pepA gene encoding leucyl aminopeptidase, with product MEFSVKSGSPEKQRSACIVVGVFEPRRLSPIAEQLDKISDGYISALLRRGELEGKVGQSLLLHHVPNVLSERILLIGCGKERELDERQFKQIIQKTISTLNETGSMEAVCFLTELHVKGRNNYWKVRQAVETAKESLYVFDQLKSNKTEHRRPLRKLVFNVPTRRELTSGERAISHGLAIASGVKAAKDLSNMPPNICNAGYLASQARQLADISDSKLTTRVIGEEQMKELGMNAYLAVGQGSQNESLMSIMEYKGSSDPESKPIVLLGKGLTFDSGGISIKPSEGMDEMKYDMCGAASVYGVMRFITELQLPINVIGVLAGCENMPGGRAYRPGDILTTMSGQTVEVLNTDAEGRLVLCDALTYIERFEPELVIDIATLTGACVIALGSHYTGLMSNHNPLAHELLNASEQAGDRAWRLPLADEYFDQITPNFADLANTGGRPAGAITAGCFLSRFATKYNWAHLDIAGTAWRSGAAKGATGRPVSMLAQFLLNRAGLNGDD from the coding sequence ATGGAGTTTAGTGTAAAAAGTGGTAGCCCGGAAAAACAACGCAGTGCGTGTATTGTTGTCGGAGTCTTTGAACCACGCCGTCTGTCCCCAATTGCTGAACAGCTGGACAAAATAAGTGACGGATATATCAGCGCCCTGCTGCGCCGCGGCGAACTTGAGGGTAAAGTGGGGCAATCCCTGCTACTCCATCATGTACCCAACGTTCTGTCTGAACGCATTCTACTTATCGGTTGTGGTAAAGAACGCGAATTAGATGAGCGCCAATTTAAACAAATTATTCAGAAAACAATCAGTACGTTAAATGAAACGGGCTCAATGGAAGCCGTCTGTTTCTTAACTGAATTACATGTCAAAGGCCGCAATAACTACTGGAAAGTTCGTCAAGCTGTCGAAACAGCGAAAGAATCGCTGTATGTGTTTGATCAACTGAAAAGTAATAAAACAGAACATCGCCGCCCATTGCGTAAACTGGTATTCAATGTACCAACACGCCGTGAATTAACCAGTGGTGAGCGGGCTATTTCTCACGGGTTAGCTATTGCATCCGGGGTGAAAGCAGCGAAAGACTTAAGTAACATGCCGCCAAACATCTGTAATGCAGGTTATTTAGCGTCCCAAGCACGTCAATTAGCCGATATTTCAGATAGCAAACTCACCACTCGAGTGATTGGTGAAGAGCAAATGAAAGAGTTAGGAATGAACGCCTATCTCGCGGTGGGTCAAGGTTCACAAAATGAATCGCTAATGTCCATCATGGAATATAAAGGCAGTTCAGACCCTGAAAGTAAGCCAATCGTTTTACTTGGTAAAGGTCTAACCTTTGACTCTGGCGGTATTTCAATCAAGCCATCCGAAGGCATGGATGAAATGAAGTACGATATGTGTGGTGCCGCAAGTGTGTATGGCGTCATGCGCTTTATCACTGAGTTGCAACTGCCAATCAACGTGATTGGGGTATTAGCTGGCTGTGAAAACATGCCAGGCGGCCGCGCTTATCGTCCGGGTGACATCCTAACGACGATGTCAGGGCAAACCGTTGAAGTCCTCAATACCGATGCCGAAGGCCGTTTAGTTCTGTGTGATGCTCTCACCTATATTGAGCGTTTTGAGCCTGAGCTGGTTATCGATATTGCGACCTTAACCGGGGCTTGCGTGATTGCATTAGGTAGCCACTATACTGGTTTGATGTCAAACCATAACCCACTGGCTCACGAACTGTTAAATGCATCTGAGCAAGCGGGCGACCGCGCATGGCGTCTACCATTAGCGGATGAATATTTTGACCAAATCACACCGAATTTTGCGGATTTAGCCAATACGGGTGGGCGTCCAGCAGGGGCTATCACTGCAGGTTGCTTCCTGTCTCGTTTTGCCACGAAATATAACTGGGCACACCTTGATATCGCAGGGACTGCTTGGCGTTCTGGCGCAGCGAAAGGGGCAACTGGTCGCCCTGTTTCCATGCTCGCACAGTTCTTATTGAACCGTGCTGGCCTTAATGGTGATGATTAA
- a CDS encoding DNA polymerase III subunit chi, with amino-acid sequence MKKGTFYQLQQPSPQAEYEAHEWLACELAAQLWRSGKRVLIACETQQQAEKIDEALWQRDPHQFVPHNLAGEGPRYGAPIEICWPAKRGNTPRDILINLQNQFADFATAFHEVVDFVPIDETLKQLARERYKTYRSVGFNLTMAAPPTY; translated from the coding sequence ATGAAAAAAGGTACATTTTACCAGCTACAGCAGCCCTCACCACAAGCGGAATATGAAGCCCATGAATGGCTTGCTTGTGAGCTTGCGGCTCAGCTATGGCGCAGTGGAAAGCGCGTTTTGATTGCTTGCGAAACACAGCAACAAGCTGAAAAGATTGATGAAGCCCTGTGGCAACGCGATCCGCACCAGTTTGTCCCGCACAATTTGGCGGGTGAAGGGCCACGTTATGGTGCACCGATCGAAATTTGCTGGCCAGCTAAACGGGGAAATACTCCTCGTGATATTCTGATTAATTTACAAAATCAATTCGCAGATTTTGCCACGGCTTTCCATGAAGTGGTAGACTTCGTACCTATTGATGAAACTTTAAAACAGTTGGCGCGTGAACGGTATAAAACTTACCGTAGCGTCGGCTTCAATTTGACTATGGCGGCGCCGCCAACTTACTGA
- a CDS encoding valine--tRNA ligase — translation MNEPSLDKTYNPAEIEQSLYAHWEKSGYFKPNGDTTQDSFCVVIPPPNVTGSLHMGHAFQQTIMDTMIRYQRMQGKNTLWQTGTDHAGIATQMVVERKIAAEEGKNRHDYGRDAFIDKIWEWKAESGGTISQQMRRLGDSVDWERERFTMDEGLSKAVKEAFVRLYKENLIYRGKRLVNWDPKLHTAISDLEVENREVKGSMWHLRYPLADGAKTAEGKDYLVVATTRPETMLGDTGVAVNPEDPRYKDLIGKEIILPIINRRIPIVGDEHADMEKGTGCVKITPAHDFNDYEVGKRHQLTMINMMDLDGNVRNEAEIFDTNGNPSTAYSSEIPEAYRGMERFAARKAIVAEFEQLGLLVEVKPHDLTVPYGDRGGVVIEPMLTDQWYVRTEPLARDAIKAVEDGRIQFVPRQYENMYFSWMRDIQDWCISRQLWWGHRIPAWYDEKGNVYVGRDEDEVRRENNLSADVALRQDDDVLDTWFSSGLWTFSTLGWPENTDALKTFHPTDVLVSGFDIIFFWIARMIMMTMHFIKDENGEPQVPFKTVYMTGLIRDEEGQKMSKSKGNVIDPLDMIDGISLEDLLEKRTGNMMQPQLAEKIAKRTRKEYPEGIEAHGTDALRFTLAALASTGRDINWDMKRLSGYRNFCNKLWNASRFVLMNTEGQDCGQNGGEMSFSLADRWIMAQFNQTVKTYREALDTHRYDIAAGILYDFTWNEFCDWYLELSKPAVHKGNEAQVRAARFTLIEVLEGLLRLAHPIIPFITETIWQRVKVVKGIDADTIMLQAFPEFDMAKVDELALSDLEWIKEAIIAVRNIRAEMNISPGKPLDVMLRGASADAKRRIEENQSFIKSMARLESIRVLAEGEEAPVSVTKLVGGAELLIPMAGLVDKDAELARLDKELEKVVKEIETIESKLANEGFVSRAPAAVVEKERERLTANIEAKAKIEAQKVTIASL, via the coding sequence ATGAATGAGCCTTCGCTCGATAAAACGTATAACCCCGCTGAAATTGAGCAGTCTCTGTATGCTCACTGGGAGAAAAGCGGTTATTTTAAACCTAATGGGGATACCACCCAAGACAGCTTCTGCGTCGTCATTCCCCCCCCGAATGTCACCGGCAGCCTGCATATGGGGCACGCCTTCCAGCAAACTATCATGGACACCATGATCCGCTACCAACGTATGCAAGGTAAAAATACCTTATGGCAAACGGGAACAGACCATGCGGGTATCGCAACTCAGATGGTTGTAGAGCGTAAAATCGCAGCAGAAGAAGGTAAAAACCGTCACGACTACGGCCGCGACGCGTTCATTGATAAAATCTGGGAATGGAAAGCAGAATCTGGCGGTACCATTTCACAACAAATGCGTCGTTTAGGCGACTCAGTTGATTGGGAACGCGAACGCTTCACCATGGATGAAGGCTTATCTAAAGCGGTTAAAGAAGCATTCGTTCGCCTTTACAAAGAAAATCTAATTTATCGTGGCAAACGCCTCGTTAACTGGGATCCAAAACTGCACACGGCAATTTCTGACTTAGAAGTTGAAAACCGTGAAGTTAAAGGGTCTATGTGGCACCTGCGTTATCCACTGGCTGACGGCGCAAAAACCGCTGAAGGCAAAGACTATTTAGTGGTCGCGACCACCCGTCCTGAAACCATGTTAGGGGACACCGGTGTTGCCGTTAACCCAGAAGATCCACGCTATAAAGATTTAATTGGCAAAGAAATTATTCTGCCAATTATCAATCGCCGTATTCCAATTGTGGGTGACGAACACGCCGACATGGAAAAAGGCACCGGTTGTGTGAAAATCACCCCTGCTCATGACTTTAATGACTACGAAGTCGGTAAACGCCATCAGTTAACCATGATTAACATGATGGACTTAGACGGTAACGTCCGTAATGAAGCAGAAATTTTTGATACTAACGGTAACCCATCGACTGCATATAGCAGTGAAATCCCAGAAGCTTACCGTGGTATGGAACGTTTTGCTGCACGTAAAGCTATCGTGGCAGAATTCGAACAACTCGGCCTGCTGGTTGAAGTTAAACCGCATGACTTAACTGTGCCTTACGGTGACCGTGGCGGCGTAGTTATTGAGCCAATGCTGACTGACCAATGGTATGTACGTACCGAACCATTAGCGCGTGATGCGATCAAAGCCGTAGAAGACGGCCGTATTCAGTTCGTTCCACGTCAATATGAAAACATGTATTTCTCTTGGATGCGTGATATTCAAGACTGGTGTATTTCTCGCCAACTATGGTGGGGTCATCGCATCCCTGCATGGTATGACGAAAAAGGTAACGTTTATGTGGGCCGCGATGAAGACGAAGTTCGTCGTGAAAACAACTTAAGTGCAGATGTTGCGCTGCGCCAAGATGATGACGTACTGGATACGTGGTTCTCTTCTGGCCTGTGGACATTCTCTACTTTAGGCTGGCCAGAAAATACCGATGCACTGAAAACTTTCCATCCAACGGATGTATTAGTCAGTGGCTTCGATATTATTTTCTTCTGGATCGCCCGTATGATCATGATGACCATGCATTTCATCAAAGATGAAAACGGCGAGCCACAAGTGCCATTTAAAACCGTCTACATGACAGGCCTGATCCGTGATGAAGAAGGCCAAAAAATGTCGAAATCCAAAGGGAACGTTATCGATCCACTGGATATGATTGACGGTATTTCTCTGGAAGACTTACTCGAAAAACGTACTGGCAACATGATGCAGCCACAACTGGCTGAGAAAATCGCTAAACGTACCCGTAAAGAGTATCCAGAAGGAATTGAAGCCCACGGTACTGACGCCCTGCGCTTTACTTTAGCAGCACTCGCATCAACAGGCCGTGATATCAACTGGGATATGAAACGTCTGTCAGGCTACCGTAACTTCTGTAATAAGTTATGGAACGCAAGCCGCTTTGTATTAATGAATACCGAAGGACAAGATTGCGGCCAAAACGGTGGCGAAATGAGCTTCTCATTGGCTGACCGCTGGATCATGGCGCAATTTAATCAGACCGTGAAAACTTACCGTGAAGCGTTAGATACTCACCGTTATGATATCGCAGCAGGTATTTTATATGATTTCACATGGAATGAATTCTGTGACTGGTACTTAGAGCTATCTAAGCCCGCGGTTCATAAAGGTAACGAAGCGCAAGTCCGTGCAGCACGTTTCACGCTGATTGAAGTGCTAGAAGGTTTACTGCGTCTCGCTCACCCAATCATTCCATTTATCACTGAAACCATCTGGCAGCGAGTGAAAGTGGTTAAAGGCATTGATGCCGATACCATTATGTTGCAAGCGTTCCCTGAGTTCGATATGGCTAAAGTGGATGAACTTGCGCTGAGCGACCTTGAGTGGATCAAAGAGGCCATTATTGCCGTTCGTAATATTCGTGCGGAAATGAATATTTCTCCGGGTAAACCACTGGATGTGATGCTGCGTGGTGCTTCTGCTGATGCGAAACGTCGTATCGAAGAAAACCAAAGCTTTATCAAGTCGATGGCGCGTTTAGAAAGCATCCGCGTGCTGGCTGAAGGCGAAGAAGCGCCGGTTTCTGTCACCAAACTGGTTGGCGGTGCTGAGCTGCTGATCCCAATGGCAGGCTTAGTGGATAAAGATGCGGAACTGGCTCGTTTAGATAAAGAGCTGGAAAAAGTGGTTAAAGAGATTGAAACCATTGAAAGCAAGCTCGCTAACGAAGGTTTTGTGAGCCGTGCGCCTGCTGCCGTTGTTGAAAAAGAGCGTGAACGCTTAACTGCCAATATTGAAGCAAAAGCGAAAATTGAAGCACAAAAAGTGACCATCGCCTCTTTATAA
- a CDS encoding GNAT family N-acetyltransferase, producing the protein MTTQNYKIRLIEQKDNAGIAAVIREVSAEHGLTADKGFAVADPILDTLFDVYSKPRSAYWVVEMDGEIVGGGGISQVAGGDSQTAELQKMYLSSVLRGKGLAKQIVLMSLEFAKAHGYTRCYLETTKELQAAIKLYEKLGFEFIDEPLGNTGHSDCEIRMLKAL; encoded by the coding sequence ATGACAACACAAAACTACAAAATTCGTCTTATCGAACAAAAAGATAACGCAGGTATTGCCGCAGTGATCCGCGAAGTTTCCGCTGAGCATGGCTTAACCGCAGACAAAGGATTTGCCGTTGCAGACCCTATTTTAGATACCTTATTTGACGTTTATAGCAAACCGCGCAGTGCTTACTGGGTGGTGGAAATGGATGGTGAAATTGTTGGCGGTGGCGGTATTTCGCAAGTTGCAGGTGGTGATAGCCAAACCGCTGAGCTACAAAAAATGTACCTGTCTTCTGTACTCAGAGGCAAAGGCCTAGCTAAGCAAATCGTACTGATGTCCCTCGAGTTTGCTAAAGCTCATGGCTACACCCGCTGCTATTTAGAGACAACCAAAGAGCTCCAAGCGGCCATTAAGCTGTATGAAAAATTAGGTTTTGAATTTATTGATGAGCCATTAGGGAATACCGGCCATAGCGACTGCGAAATTCGGATGTTGAAAGCCTTATAG
- a CDS encoding MerR family transcriptional regulator: MMKIGEISKLFNIPRETLRFYEKEGLMTPPNRNDNNYRSYSDNHIKRLRFIKNCRSLNMSHREIKKLLDLVDNNSDDCQLVEAVIKTHLINVQKNIKKLVSLERELIILQDHSDEIDPRHKCGIIKNLLSEKF; this comes from the coding sequence ATGATGAAAATAGGCGAAATATCAAAGCTTTTTAATATTCCAAGAGAAACTCTCCGTTTCTATGAAAAAGAGGGGCTAATGACGCCACCTAATAGAAATGATAATAATTATAGAAGCTATAGTGACAATCATATTAAACGACTAAGGTTTATAAAAAATTGTCGTAGCCTTAATATGTCACATCGAGAAATAAAGAAATTATTAGACTTAGTTGATAATAATAGTGATGATTGCCAATTAGTTGAAGCAGTAATTAAAACTCATTTAATTAATGTTCAAAAAAACATAAAAAAATTAGTAAGTTTAGAGCGAGAACTCATTATTTTGCAAGACCATAGCGATGAAATAGACCCGCGTCATAAATGTGGGATCATAAAAAATCTATTATCAGAAAAATTCTAA
- a CDS encoding helix-turn-helix domain-containing protein — MSHHTIREYVIQDIILWIKMNVDKPLQIEEISSRAGYSKWYFQRVFKDTIGVSLGQYLLNSRLLKVSEDLKGTDDKIIDIAFRYGFDSQQELTRAFKKKLKITPAKYRREKIVRYYA, encoded by the coding sequence ATGAGTCATCACACTATTAGAGAGTATGTAATACAAGATATTATTTTGTGGATAAAAATGAATGTTGATAAACCACTTCAAATCGAAGAAATCTCTAGTCGTGCGGGTTATTCGAAGTGGTATTTTCAGCGTGTTTTTAAAGATACGATTGGTGTTAGTTTAGGGCAGTATTTGTTGAACAGTCGATTATTAAAAGTATCTGAAGATTTGAAAGGAACTGATGATAAAATTATTGATATTGCTTTTAGATATGGCTTTGATAGCCAACAAGAACTGACCCGCGCATTTAAGAAAAAATTAAAAATAACACCAGCGAAATATAGGAGAGAAAAGATAGTAAGGTATTATGCATAA
- a CDS encoding DUF1471 domain-containing protein, giving the protein MKNMTMLLVLSLMSYQALASSNKVDSPLAENTGVESPFSEGENKKILDSIALVGDASLSSIEMQAKKKAKELGASRYKIIGASGETQLRGHVIFYQ; this is encoded by the coding sequence ATGAAAAACATGACTATGCTGTTAGTTTTAAGTTTAATGAGCTACCAAGCTTTAGCGTCAAGCAATAAGGTTGATTCTCCATTGGCTGAAAACACAGGAGTTGAAAGTCCTTTCTCTGAAGGGGAAAATAAAAAAATATTGGATTCAATTGCTTTGGTTGGGGATGCGAGTTTATCTTCAATCGAAATGCAAGCTAAGAAAAAGGCCAAAGAATTAGGTGCCAGTCGTTATAAAATAATTGGAGCAAGCGGTGAAACGCAACTTCGAGGCCATGTAATATTTTATCAATAA
- a CDS encoding efflux RND transporter periplasmic adaptor subunit, which translates to MKMIIGIYATLIVAMNISGLAIAQDTNSDNQPETASSTMLPKVPVAEVVQREIIPSSEFTGYLASPKIVDLRPRVGGRINSVEIPEGQLVKKGDLLFKIDPHPFQIALLEAEGKLSQAEALAAQANRNYQRLKGLVNKGAVSRKDYDDALSLLTANNAQVRSSKAAVEFAKLNLSYTQISSPITGRVDRAFITEGNLVTGGDTNEATPLTTIVSIDPIYAYFDIDEATFHKLTNLQSSTVNNRDPALPPVVIQLPNEKSTPYTGHLNFIGNQVERTTGTVKVRAVIANKDGKLVPGAFIRAQLPIGEKTPSILIDDQAIGSNQGQNYVLVLDKNNKAEYRPVELGSMVDGLRVIHHGLSAGEKIIIKGLVRPGMEVMPDYNSGPITANEVEEKQ; encoded by the coding sequence ATGAAAATGATAATTGGAATATACGCCACACTTATTGTGGCTATGAATATAAGTGGCCTAGCCATCGCACAAGACACAAATAGTGATAATCAACCAGAAACCGCTAGTTCCACAATGCTTCCAAAAGTACCGGTAGCAGAAGTTGTTCAACGTGAAATTATTCCATCTTCTGAATTTACGGGTTATTTAGCATCCCCCAAAATTGTTGATTTGCGCCCTCGCGTTGGTGGGCGCATTAATTCGGTGGAAATTCCAGAAGGCCAATTAGTTAAAAAAGGTGATTTGCTCTTTAAAATCGATCCTCACCCCTTTCAAATCGCGCTACTCGAGGCTGAAGGAAAGCTAAGCCAAGCAGAGGCTTTAGCTGCACAAGCGAATAGAAATTATCAACGTTTAAAGGGGTTGGTCAACAAAGGGGCGGTTTCCCGTAAGGATTATGACGATGCCCTTTCTCTGCTCACCGCAAATAATGCACAAGTGAGATCCAGCAAAGCCGCAGTGGAATTTGCAAAATTAAATTTATCTTATACCCAAATTAGTTCCCCGATTACAGGACGGGTTGATAGAGCATTTATTACTGAAGGCAACTTAGTCACAGGGGGTGATACAAATGAGGCTACCCCTTTAACCACTATTGTGTCTATTGACCCAATATATGCTTATTTTGATATTGATGAAGCCACTTTTCATAAGCTCACGAATTTACAATCATCAACGGTAAACAATCGTGATCCCGCTTTACCTCCCGTGGTCATACAGTTGCCAAATGAAAAAAGTACACCATATACTGGCCATCTTAATTTTATTGGTAACCAAGTTGAACGAACGACTGGCACTGTAAAAGTTAGAGCGGTTATTGCAAATAAAGATGGCAAGTTGGTACCCGGTGCTTTTATTCGTGCACAGCTTCCTATTGGAGAAAAAACACCTTCTATTTTAATTGATGACCAAGCCATTGGGTCTAATCAAGGACAAAACTATGTTCTCGTTCTTGATAAAAATAATAAAGCCGAATATCGCCCCGTAGAATTAGGCTCCATGGTTGATGGTCTCAGGGTCATTCATCACGGTTTATCTGCTGGTGAGAAAATTATTATTAAGGGCCTTGTTAGACCCGGTATGGAAGTCATGCCTGATTATAATAGCGGGCCAATCACGGCAAATGAAGTTGAGGAGAAACAATGA
- a CDS encoding efflux RND transporter permease subunit, translated as MKFPHFFIQRPIFAMVLSIFILIAGILSFYKLPLSEYPSVTPPTVQVIASYPGATPKVIADTVASPIEQAVNGVEGMLYMSSQMSTDGKMVLTISFRQDVDPDIAQIQVQNLVSRVIPRLPQEVQQIGVTTEKTSPDVLMVVHMYSPNNVYDPLFVSNYTLLNVRDEIARLPGIASALVWGEGEYAMRAWIDPTKIASLGLTANDVVTAIQEQNIQVATGSIGQQPNVMSSFQVSINALGRLTTEEQFGNIIVHSGKDGQATYLKDVARLELGADNYSLRSLLNGQNAVGLQIVMSPGANALDVAESVRETMARLQTHFIDGIDYKIAYDPTVFVSASLKSVAITLLEATILVVLVVVLFLQSWRASIIPLVAVPVSLIGTFAFMYLFGFSLNTLSLFGLVISIGIVVDDAIVVVENVERHIANGLAPKEAAFKAMDEVTGPILAITSVLAAVFIPTAFLSGLQGEFYRQFSLTIVISTIISAINSLTLSPALSAILLKPHEGSAKLDWLTRAINVIFSRFFAKFNIFFNALSNRYVQIVRRCIRGSLIILVLYLGFVGLTAVGFKAVPNGFVPAQDKYYLIGVAQLPPGSSLDRTEAVVKEMSRLALMEPGVENVVAFPGLSVNGPVNLPNSALMFAMLKPFDERDDPSLSADAIAERLMGKFSQIPDGFVGIFPPPPVPGLGSMGGFKVQIEDRADLGFEALAQVQEQVLMKAMQSPELTGMMASFQTNSPQIDVDIDREKAKSQGVPLTDIFDALQINLGSLYVNDFNRFGRTYRVIVQADAPFRTDPNDIELIKVRNKHGEMIPLSTLVTITRTNGPDRVIHYNGYPSVDITGNAAPGYTSGQATDAMEKILRETLPEGMSFEWTDLTYQEQLAGNSALYIFPLAVLFAFLILAAQYNSWSLPFSVLLIAPMALLSAITGVWLLGGDNNIFTQIAFIVLVGLAAKNAILIVEFAIAQEKQEKSPLTAVLEASHLRLRPILMTSFAFIAGVIPLVLATGAGSEMRQAVGIAVFFGMLGVTFFGLLLTPVFYMAIRRFTSKKSL; from the coding sequence ATGAAGTTTCCCCACTTCTTTATACAGCGTCCTATTTTCGCTATGGTTTTATCAATATTTATATTGATAGCAGGGATATTAAGCTTTTATAAACTTCCACTCAGCGAATATCCATCGGTGACACCACCGACAGTTCAGGTTATTGCGAGTTACCCTGGAGCAACGCCAAAAGTGATTGCTGATACAGTCGCTTCTCCTATCGAACAAGCCGTAAATGGTGTCGAAGGTATGCTCTATATGAGTTCGCAAATGTCTACTGATGGCAAGATGGTTCTCACTATTTCCTTTAGACAAGATGTTGACCCTGATATTGCTCAAATCCAAGTACAAAATTTGGTATCGCGGGTGATCCCTCGTTTACCTCAAGAAGTGCAGCAAATAGGCGTGACTACCGAGAAGACTTCACCTGATGTACTCATGGTCGTTCATATGTACTCACCAAATAATGTCTACGACCCCCTATTTGTTTCTAACTATACATTGCTTAATGTACGTGATGAGATAGCAAGATTACCCGGTATAGCCAGCGCATTAGTATGGGGAGAGGGTGAATATGCAATGCGCGCATGGATTGACCCAACCAAAATAGCTTCATTGGGGCTCACTGCAAATGATGTCGTTACTGCGATTCAAGAACAAAATATTCAAGTTGCTACAGGCTCTATCGGGCAGCAACCAAACGTAATGTCCTCCTTTCAAGTCAGTATAAATGCACTTGGGAGGCTAACAACCGAGGAACAATTCGGCAATATTATTGTTCACTCAGGAAAAGATGGCCAAGCGACGTATTTAAAAGATGTCGCCAGACTAGAGTTAGGGGCCGATAATTATTCACTACGTAGCTTATTGAATGGACAAAATGCCGTTGGGTTGCAAATTGTCATGAGCCCAGGAGCGAATGCATTAGATGTTGCCGAATCCGTTAGAGAAACCATGGCGCGCTTGCAAACTCATTTCATCGATGGGATTGATTATAAAATCGCCTATGATCCGACTGTATTTGTTAGTGCATCTTTGAAGTCTGTTGCCATTACTCTACTTGAAGCTACTATACTCGTCGTTCTTGTTGTTGTTTTATTCTTACAAAGCTGGCGAGCCTCGATTATTCCCTTGGTTGCTGTACCTGTCTCGTTAATCGGTACATTCGCCTTTATGTACCTATTTGGTTTTTCTCTCAATACTCTATCTCTATTTGGTTTAGTTATCTCAATAGGGATCGTGGTAGATGACGCAATTGTCGTTGTTGAAAATGTTGAAAGGCATATCGCGAATGGCCTAGCCCCAAAAGAAGCCGCATTTAAAGCGATGGACGAGGTGACAGGCCCCATTCTCGCTATAACCTCGGTTCTAGCCGCTGTGTTTATCCCCACCGCCTTTTTATCTGGATTACAAGGTGAGTTTTATCGCCAGTTTTCATTAACCATCGTTATTTCAACGATTATTTCAGCTATCAACTCACTGACATTATCTCCCGCTCTGAGTGCGATTTTACTCAAACCACATGAGGGTAGCGCTAAATTAGACTGGCTGACACGTGCTATCAATGTAATATTTAGCCGTTTCTTCGCCAAGTTTAATATATTTTTCAATGCATTATCTAACAGGTATGTTCAAATCGTACGCCGTTGTATTCGCGGAAGCTTAATTATATTAGTGCTATATCTGGGCTTTGTTGGATTAACGGCGGTAGGCTTCAAAGCCGTACCGAATGGCTTTGTCCCCGCACAAGATAAATATTATTTGATTGGTGTTGCTCAACTCCCCCCAGGTTCTTCTCTCGATAGAACAGAAGCTGTTGTAAAAGAAATGTCACGCCTTGCCTTAATGGAACCTGGGGTTGAGAATGTAGTCGCTTTTCCGGGGCTCTCTGTAAATGGGCCGGTGAATTTACCTAACTCCGCCCTTATGTTTGCCATGCTCAAACCGTTTGATGAGCGCGATGATCCCTCTTTGTCTGCAGATGCAATAGCTGAACGATTAATGGGAAAATTCAGCCAAATACCTGACGGATTTGTTGGTATATTCCCCCCACCTCCCGTACCTGGGCTCGGCTCAATGGGCGGTTTTAAGGTACAAATTGAAGATAGAGCTGACCTAGGCTTTGAAGCATTAGCTCAAGTTCAAGAACAGGTGCTTATGAAGGCGATGCAATCACCAGAGCTAACAGGAATGATGGCAAGTTTTCAGACGAACTCCCCACAAATAGATGTCGATATTGATCGTGAAAAAGCCAAGTCTCAAGGTGTCCCATTGACTGATATTTTTGATGCTTTACAAATTAATTTGGGTTCTCTCTACGTCAATGATTTCAACCGTTTTGGCCGAACTTACCGTGTAATTGTCCAAGCGGATGCACCATTTAGAACGGATCCCAACGATATTGAACTGATCAAGGTTCGTAATAAACACGGCGAAATGATCCCCTTAAGTACTTTAGTCACGATAACTCGTACAAATGGCCCTGATCGCGTGATCCACTATAATGGTTATCCTTCCGTTGATATCACTGGAAACGCTGCACCGGGCTACACCTCTGGTCAAGCAACTGATGCAATGGAAAAAATCTTACGTGAAACATTACCTGAAGGGATGAGTTTTGAATGGACTGATTTAACCTATCAAGAACAATTGGCAGGTAACTCAGCACTTTATATTTTCCCATTGGCGGTATTATTTGCCTTCTTAATATTAGCTGCTCAATATAACAGTTGGTCGTTACCATTCTCAGTATTATTAATCGCACCAATGGCGCTACTTTCTGCAATTACAGGAGTTTGGTTACTCGGTGGAGATAATAATATTTTCACGCAGATCGCTTTCATTGTCTTAGTCGGCCTTGCCGCGAAAAATGCGATTTTGATTGTTGAATTTGCAATCGCGCAAGAGAAACAAGAGAAGAGCCCACTAACCGCTGTCTTAGAAGCTTCACACTTAAGGCTACGCCCTATATTAATGACCTCTTTCGCTTTCATCGCTGGCGTTATTCCTCTCGTATTAGCGACGGGAGCTGGCTCAGAAATGCGACAAGCGGTAGGAATTGCGGTTTTCTTTGGGATGCTAGGTGTCACCTTCTTCGGCTTATTACTCACCCCTGTCTTTTATATGGCAATACGGCGATTCACATCCAAAAAATCGCTCTAA